In Aegilops tauschii subsp. strangulata cultivar AL8/78 chromosome 3, Aet v6.0, whole genome shotgun sequence, one genomic interval encodes:
- the LOC109777052 gene encoding signaling peptide TAXIMIN 1: protein MCCCCGGDDRDHEHGCRPLGFLLGLPFALLAVLVSIVGAIIWIIGLPISCICPCCLCVTLLLEAAVELVKAPLHVMTWFTSKIPC from the exons ATGTGCTGCTGTTGCGGCGGCGACGACCGCGACCACGAGCACGGCTGCCGCCCGCTCGGGTTCCTGCTCGGCCTGCCCTTCGCGCTCCTCGCCGTCCTCGTCTCCATCGTCGGCGCCATCATCTGGATCATCGG GCTGCCCATCTCGTGCATCTGCCCGTGCTGCCTGTGCGTGACGCTGCTGCtggaggcggcggtggagctcgtcAAGGCGCCGCTCCACGTCATGACGTGGTTCACCTCCAAGATACCCTGCTGA
- the LOC109777054 gene encoding uncharacterized protein, producing MVPLGRLPALPLARGSTRRRLLAAGASAASPLPWPGLHTWRRAPPSDLRSWGPNGPCAPNTDKAGPPEAAAGVGHGSSLAEMGALVLSTADPLAKAHLTHAAFSRWAAGGLPVGLARAPDHPARPEKPLAVTQKEVPTHKAMGVPLNAYMLHNLAHVELNAIDLAWDTVVRFSPLRDTLGDGFFADFARVADDESRHFRWYSQRLAELGFRYGDMPVHNLLWRECAKSASDVSARMAVIPLVQEARGLDAGPRLVQKLIGFADHRSADIVAKVAEEELAHVSVGLYWFLKVCEMMGRVPGAAFRDLIKEHDVVMRGPFNYQSRDEAGIPREWYDEALKPEVASNLSEVHDRLACVVEMEKENASLNG from the exons ATGGTCCCGCTTGGGCGCCTTCCGGCGCTGCCGCTAGCGCGTGGCTccacgcgccgccgcctcctcgccgccgggGCCTCCGCCGCCTCACCGCTCCCATGGCCGGGCCTTCACACCTGGCGCCGGGCCCCTCCCAGCGACCTCCGCTCGTGGGGCCCCAACGGGCCCTGCGCCCCGAACACTGACAAAGCGGGACCTCCAGAAGCCGCCGCCGGAGTTGGCCACGGCTCGTCCTTGGCCGAGATGGGCGCCCTCGTGCTGTCCACCGCCGACCCCCTCGCCAAGGCGCACCTCACCCACGCCGCCTTCTCCCGGTGGGCGGCAGGCGGGCTCCCCGTGGGCCTCGCCCGGGCCCCGGACCACCCCGCCAGGCCGGAAAAGCCCCTCGCG GTGACTCAGAAGGAGGTCCCCACGCACAAGGCGATGGGGGTGCCGCTAAACGCGTACATGCTCCACAACCTGGCGCACGTCGAGCTCAATGCCATCGACCTTGCTTGGGATACTGTGGTGCGGTTCTCGCCGCTCCGGGACACCCTGGGAGATGGCTTCTTTGCGGACTTTGCGCGTGTGGCTGACGATGAGAGCCGGCATTTTCGGTGGTATTCACAGCGGCTTGCCGAGCTTGGGTTCAG ATATGGTGATATGCCTGTCCACAATCTTTTGTGGAGGGAGTGTGCAAAATCCGCAAGTGATGTTTCTGCACGGATGGCAGTTATACCTCTAGTACAG GAAGCTAGAGGCCTTGATGCTGGACCAAGACTAGTCCAAAAGTTAATTGGCTTTGCGGACCATAGATCTGCAGACATTGTGGCAAAAGTAGCAGAGGAAGAGCTTGCACATGTTTCTGTAGGTTTATATTGGTTCCTGAAAGTATGCGAAATGATGGGCCGTGTCCCTGGTGCTGCTTTTAGAG ATCTGATAAAGGAGCATGATGTTGTAATGAGGGGTCCATTTAACTATCAGTCTCGTGATGAAGCTGGTATACCTCGAGAATG GTATGACGAGGCGCTTAAACCTGAAGTTGCAAGCAATCTTTCAGAG GTGCATGATAGGCTAGCATGTGTTGTTGAGATGGAGAAAGAGAATGCTAGTTTGAATGGCTAA
- the LOC109777053 gene encoding transcription factor GTE3, chloroplastic codes for MTSGPPSPSGKAYSRKSHGPGPKSSKARSFDAHNGPLIPTVTFSLPSTPATRRELRRRLSAELAQVRAAYKRISSLPAPAPSSALSATDPSTPLPPHPSVSKHKSKKGPPNPSGSAEARRKLYAPVFRSCAVVLARLMKHKHGWVFNVPVDASALGLHDYHTIITKPMDLGTVKSRLAAGHYKSPREFATEVRLTFQNAMKYNPKGQDVYFMAEQLLNMFEEKWPEIEAEMAQLSPQPPTPSSAPPKKQKQREREMDNARVLERSDSTAHAAPLEAPPKPHAGTARPPVLKKPKARDPNKREMTFWEKQRLSNDLQDLPAEKLDNVVQIIKKRNSSLNQHDDEIEVDIDSFDVETLWELDRFVTNYKKSITKNKRKAELSVARQDESDHEPDLEKIEHARHDEGEQDQMRTVHNTIPEPEAVDVVDVVDVEPPMVEAEPHKEIAADDNGRYMGSSSPAHLEDQKGDNVGRSSSSGSSSSESGSSSSDTDSDSSSADGSDAAQSPKS; via the exons ATGACCTCCGGCCCGCCGTCGCCTTCCGGCAAGGCTTACTCCCGCAAATCTCACGGCCCCGGCCCCAAATCCTCCAAGGCCCGCTCCTTCGACGCTCACAATGGCCCGCTGATCCCCACCGTCACCTTCTCGCTCCCCTCGACGCCGGCCACGCGACGAGAGCTACGGCGCCGCCTCTCCGCGGAGCTCGCACAGGTGCGCGCCGCCTACAAGCGCATAAGCTCCCTCCCCGCTCCCGCCCCCTCCTCCGCGCTCTCCGCCACTGACCCCTCCACCCCGCTCCCGCCGCACCCGTCCGTCTCCAAGCACAAGTCCAAGAAGGGCCCCCCGAACCCGTCCGGCTCGGCGGAGGCGCGGCGCAAGCTCTACGCTCCCGTCTTCAGGAGCTGCGCCGTGGTGCTTGCGAGGCTGATGAAGCACAAGCACGGCTGGGTGTTCAACGTGCCGGTCGACGCCAGTGCGCTTGGCCTGCACGATTaccacaccatcatcaccaagcCCATGGACCTCGGCACCGTCAAGTCACGGCTGGCCGCCGGGCACTACAAGTCGCCGCGGGAGTTCGCAACCGAAGTCCGTCTGACTTTTCAGAACGCCATGAAGTACAACCCCAAGGGGCAGGATGTGTATTTCATGGCCGAGCAGCTTCTAAATATGTTCGAGGAGAAGTGGCCAGAGATTGAAGCTGAGATGGCACAGCTGTCACCGCAGCCACCTACACCATCATCTGCCCCACCCAAGAAGCAGAAgcagagggagagggagatggaTAATGCTAGAGTACTAGAGAGGTCTGACTCCACAGCGCATGCTGCACCATTGGAGGCTCCCCCGAAGCCGCACGCTGGTACCGCCAGACCCCCAGTTTTAAAGAAGCCAAAGGCAAGGGATCCTAATAAGAGGGAGATGACGTTCTGGGAGAAGCAGCGGCTTAGTAACGACCTCCAGGACTTGCCAGCCGAGAAGCTCGATAATGTTGTACAGATCATAAAGAAGAGGAACTCATCACTCAATCAGCATGACGATGAGATTGAGGTTGATATAGATAGCTTTGATGTTGAGACATTATGGGAGCTTGATAGATTTGTGACAAACTACAAGAAAAGTATAACCAAGAATAAGCGGAAGGCCGAGCTTTCCGTAGCAAGGCAGGATGAGTCCGACCATGAGCCGGATTTGGAGAAGATTGAGCATGCAAGGCATGATGAGGGAGAGCAGGATCAGATGCGCACAGTACACAATACG ATCCCAGAACCAGAAGCAGTTGATGTAGTTGATGTGGTTGATGTTGAACCACCTATGGTTGAAGCTGAACCACATAAGGAAATTGCAGCAG ATGACAATGGGAGATATATGGGTTCATCATCACCTGCTCATTTGGAAGATCAGAAAGGAGACAATGTCGGTAGATCAAGTAGTTCTGGAAGCTCTAGCAGTGAATCAGGGTCTTCCTCCAGTG ATACGGATTCTGATAGTTCATCAGCAGATGGATCTGATGCCGCACAGTCACCCAAATCGTAA